CAAAGCTGAAAAAAAGCAACCAGCAGCACTGGCCCATACGACGATGGTGATCGCCACACAGACTTTTGAAACTCTTTGACCACCTCGCTGGACaattaagcaaaagaaaatacatgAATATGTTGATTTCAGGAAAAAGGTCAGCAAAAAAAGAAGGTTACATCAGATAATCCAATTACTTCATAGATTAAAACTTGCAAAACTGTGAATCCTGTCAGCAGAACCGCGTGTGTTGAAAACGCTACATCGTTCAAAGCCACTGGAATCATCTACAAGTTATGGAATACAGAAACATTAGTTTATACAAAGACTAATGCTGCTAAAACAAATGTTCACTACAAACTTGCAACTTTAGTTGAAATTCGAAGTAGTACAACTAACTCCACAATCttgaacaaacaaataaaaaattctcaaatcAACCGAAGCTTCAATCAGGGGCCCTTGTGGGATCAGAACTCTGAAGTCACATATATAATAGTGGCAATAAACTAGTCTAAACTTCTTGCACCTCCAAGGAACTGGAATacttagtttttctcttttctgtcaTTTACTCGACAAACCATGATTCGTACTGTTCGAAAAGGAGAGGCAAACGGTATTCAATAACTCCAATTGGGGTTTGGTTTCTGGTTGACGTGAAACTaagtttatattatatattaaaagaagGGGAAGGCAATAGTTTTATATGTGTGCATCTAAAGAGGATGATAAAGGTTCTATGGTTGAGGCCGCTGGTAGTTGTCACCAACCTGATAGAATGCCATTGtcttgaaaacacaaaaaaaacttATTGCTGCAGGAAGAAATTAAAACTGGTTGTACCCATTAATGGGCAGGAGGGATTTCAAGTAATTATACAAACAGAAAGCTAACATATATACTGTCACTCAGGAATTTCATGTattaatatgagagagagagagagagagtacttcATTGTCCCCATATTTCTGGTGATACTGACGTTGAACGGCAGGGCTGAAGTACAGGGAGGCATTGTAGATGAGGTAAGCCATATGCTTCGTCAAATTAAGCACCAAGAAATCGAAATTCAGCCCAACCACACTGAGCAATCGTACACGTTACAGAAGCACGAcagagaaaacaaacaaaacaaaggacATAAAGTAAGAAAACGAGCACATAACAATTAAGAAGAGATTcaagagaaatgaagaaggaaagaagcgCTAGACTAACCTCTTCCTGTGGTAGTTAAGGATGGCCTGAGGATAGAAACTGAGGGACCAAGAGCAGAAGGCAACCCATCCAAGAACTTGGTACGTTACCTCCAGCCCCAATGAGTGCCAAGAagacattctctctctctctctctctctctctctctcttctgcaaTAGAAGGTGTTGCCGGGAATCCATGAGAGAGGCCCTTTTGAATCGAACGGCGCAAGGGTCGGTTCCAAGTGCCGTCTGAATCTGGCCTGAATCTTGAGGGAGATCCACGAGGCACGCCCACCAACGGCTGCTGTTGAGCAAGAAACAGAAGCTGCCATAATGGTTAGTTTGACACGTAAGAGAAACTAACAAGAGAGGAGCGATCCACCATTGATCTTTTTAGAGAGAAGGACCTCTGGGACCCCGAATTCTGCGCCGACTCTTCCTGTTTAAAGTCGAAAGCAAGAACTGTTTTTAGGACACTTTATGCGAGTTCTTTCAAAAGGGAAACCTTTTTCCAAATCTTTTCTGTGAAATGATCTTAGTGTCAAAAGGTTAATGATTGCCTCTTCAATATGTATACATTTTTCGGTTCATAAGTATTGAACTCAAGATTTCAACAATAAGTGCATATCTTAAGTAGAGAGTTGATTATTTGAAAAGTTAAATTCGAGAGTGAAATTTAAAGTGAGACCTACCTTAAATTTAGTTCTAGTAAATCATAGACTTGAAAATTGTGAATGTAAGATCTCCATTATACCACATGCTCATAAACCTCAAGCCAGAGGCAGGAGAATCTGGCTTGTGATTCTGCAATGGTTACAGATTTATAGGATGCAATATATGcatcttaaattttcttaaGAATCAAAGATATAAAAACTTAAGAATTCAAATCACAGTATCTCATGTGATCGCCACTTACCTCTTAAGTCAGATTTGGTAGAGGGTCCTTCAATTCTTTGAAATCAGATTCTGTTCGCCATGGATCAAGATCTGATTCAAAACCAACTTTTGTATATGTTGGTGCAAGCATTTTGCTGTTCATCAGATCCAATCAGTACCACCACTTGACAGTATTGGCATTGGAAGAACTATAGAAAGATCCCAAAAACTAGATTGGGAGTAGAATCAGATTGCTAATTTCAAGTTCCTTGGTACTTGGATGATCAGTATTGCGGAATTCATCTAGTTCTTCCAATTTGAGCCAATAAGTCTGATTTGATTATGTTTACGTACACAATTAGaaggcataattttttttaacacaGTTTTTCTGAGATCCAGTACAAGTGTTTTGGATCGAGATACAActgtacctttttttttgtgtttttcagaCAACTTTGGACAACATTTCAGGTTTGAATTTAACTTTGATTGGATTTGGCAATTTAATCCCTCCGCAACTCCAGTCGCTTTGGCTTGGACTTGATTTATTGTTCGATCTACTTTGGCATATTATTTAATTCATCAACTAGGGACGTAAACTGCCTGATTATGATCCTATGAAACAAATGGTTCAGAATCAAGTTGAAATAACCCAAGTCAGTTTTTTGAGATTCGGTGGAAAGTTTCAAGACCAACTAAAGCTGGATTGAATTTTCTGGTCATTCATAGCCTGCAAAATGAAGTCAGGGTTAGATAGGgatatcaatatatctgatttaaatcagatatcaAATGGGACCATTCAAAAACAATCAGACATAATAcctgattggatttggattcggatatacataaatatcccatcatggatttgaatcaaacttaatttttgaaaattggctaGATTCGGTTCAATATTCGGATGAAGATTCTGATGTGAAtgtaaaatcggattcggattagattcagattgtaaaatcgaattttgcattcaaatttggattcaacttTTCTTAGTTCATATTCAAAgtcgaatttgaatctgaacatATGATAAAAAGGTTGGACCGGTGAAAGTTTAGTTGTCAGTTTAATTTCTATATGCACTACGCCTTTGTACTTTAAATACCAAatgcatgacactttagttAACAGGTGTACTATTTTCTCTCAGATACCAAAGCAACCCTAGACCccaaaaacaacaagaaaggaGGACAAGATTCGTTCTCCTTGAAATATCTCCAGTTCTTTGCACTTTATCTCCAAGACTACGTCAGATGCaaaaaaatgaacttaattactattttaataaaaacaCGAAACCTATCAAACTCACAAGTCAGCCAGGTCATATGGTCAAACATGAAACCCACCAATTTGCTTATACTTGGGTCAATTTTGGGTTATTGTCTCCCATCCTTAATTTCCTAAgtggaaataaagaaagaggaCTCCCATCCACCAACAACATTGAAAGGAACATgcccccaaatttttcaaatattatatatatatatatatatatatatatgtatatatatatatatatatatatcatctagTCATCCTGGTTTCCATCTAATCACGATCACTTGATGCAATGCATAATGTGTTGGGTagtgtgctatatatatatatatatatatatactttagcAATTTTGGTCTCCATCTAAACACGATCACTCGATGCAATGCATAATGTGTTGAGTATTGTGATATATATTGCTTCGCGGAGACTCGTCATCAACGGGGGGCTGTCTTTgtgtaagtggatttcaattgaaatataatcttcCATTTAGGAGAAATCATTTAATCACGATCACTCGATGCAATGCATAATGTGTCGAGTATtgtgatatatatgtgtgtgggCGTGCACTTCAAACAGGCAATATTGAAGGGCATTTGTTAGACAGTGTTCAAAAGCAAGGGGGAAATAGCCCATATCTAAGCCATGGCCATTTATTGCTTCATTTACTGTTTTGTTCATGGAGTTGGTCGATTGGTTGGTTGGGAGGAGAACGATGAACATTTAAAAACCAACGGACCAACCAAGCATCGACCATTTACATAAATGTGATCACACTCTTCGCTTTTAAAACAAAGTTTGAGTTCTCTTgggctgactttttttttttttatatgaaacgCTCTCTATTCTATGCATTCagttttattttataaacagtCAACTGGCTAAACATACTCTTGTGGAAATTTATCTTATTTtccaaatatagtgacttcctGTGAATAAATGTCGGTTATAAGGGAGAACTTCTTTGGTATCATCCAACTACCACTTTTAATTTTCTCAGTCCAGTGACGACCACATAAATGCAGTATCATGGTAAAAGTAAAGCAAGGATCGAACTGGTAATTTCAAAAGGTGAAAAAGAAGGCAGCCGATTAtcttgaaaatttcagaaagagaaaaagaaggcagCCGAAAATGTATGTAACTGAACATAAATGTCATATACTTTGTCCCCAATATTCATATCCATGACACAAAACCATcagctactctctctctctctctctctatatatatatatatatatatatataaataatggtttattcaaaaatatatatataaatgcgcAACAACTTCTAATATGGACTGCTTCGTTTGTGAGGACGAGGACATGATGATATGGCctagttcttcttcttccaataaATGCACATGGTTAAGGCCATAGTCAcgattattatttttttaatttagaaaataggaaaaatattgTGAAGTTTTAAACATGtctaaaatgagaaactaataagacaatagaaacaagcagtttggtattagaaaaatgtagaaaaaatgcctaaaatgagaaattggaaaaatgtgaaataaatGCGCTTTCTTCGCTTTTACAATTTTTCAGCTTTGTTTGGCTCATCTATTTTTCACGtattttaacgttttttaataattttttttgcaacCATTAGAAGTAGAATTTATTAATTTGATTGTGTCAATATAAGTCGATAATAAAGTAATACTAACTTGGCaacataagaaagaaaaggttgacaaaaattttaaacGTCATGAATTGCCTACATTGGAGTCTTCTCATCAACAATTGTGAACCCCTAgactatatatatgcatatatatatacactcagaGTCACTCAACCTTTTAATCAAAACCTTTCATTAAAAGCAAATAAATGGTGGAgagaacatgaagaagaaaccTACATTAGAtgattagatgatgaaaatatccatcatatttttttattgttttttctttactgTCTATGATGTTGGATTGGACGGTCCTGATgagatggctgggtgactcgagttacaaaattttttatatatatatatatacgagtgttttttttcttcttggtaTTTGATTGATTGTTTCGTGTGATATTAAACTGTACGTCATGAAATTAGAAGGAGATAGCTGGATGGTGTGGTCGCAGCGAAGGGTCCAAACTGGTGGTTGACATTGGCAAGGACTGGTTCTGAACCCAGTCCGGTCTGGGAGCGCCTAACTGGAACGAGTCCACGCCCAACTTCTGGCCTGGAATGCTGGGTTAACCCTTTAGTTTGGGGTGGGTCGGGCCCTGCCCAAcacttttgaattcaaaatggGGCCAAAGTTGAGCCAAGGCCAACTCAGTTCGGGCAGGCTGGGTCTTATTTGGGTACCACCTAGCCCTCACAAAAATCCTTTGTAGGGGCTCAACAAAACCTAGAGAAAGCCCCATAGATATCTAACCCTAATAGTTGTTCCCCATTTTCTATGGATCAAACAAAGGACACAAACTTTTTGTCTTTAAGCCTTAAatagttttgtttttctaatggCCTATTCTTTTGAGCTAGGCAAAGTACTCCCTCATTGTTGCCAGGTGCTTTTGTCGACATGcactttttaaaattgaaaaagaactGAGCGACAACAAAATAAATTAGGACGAAGGTGGAAATCTTCTCTTAGCTGTATCCCATCGACATATAACATAAAAGATGAAGATTTAACTTCCTGTCATGTCGTATTTCTAAATGATCAAGATGTATCCTCGGGAAGGGCATAGTATAGCTAGTCGAGCTTGTGCTCATAAAACCCTACGTCATCATTTTGTTTCTCATGAACGCTATTCTTGTGCGCCAATGAGGTGTGAGCGTATACTAGTTAGTGCAGTATGCCTACACGTAAAACAAACTTGAACTCTGGGGACAGGGAATCTAGCTTTCATTGGAGTGGTGGGATCAAATACTCCTTCTACTCATAGGTATATGTACCTTCAAAATGTTGTGGACTTCAAAATAATGATttattacaagttttaaaaaatctttGATAGATCATGTTCATACAAATTACATTAATGCAAAACTTATTCTTGGTATGTACTTGAGGAAATTGAGATAATAGCACATGAAAATGTGCTAGTATAGTAAAGCTTGGTTACACAAAGTTTTATCACGATTACTCGCTTAGATCCCAAGGGTTTGGCGCGACCAGCGAGGCTGAGGTTGGCAGTCTCCTGAAGCACCAAATAAAAAGGGAGCaccgatatgcaagttgaaatataGTGAGAGTGCCTTATCTGGGGCATCAAAAGCAAACATTTACCCCATGATGATAAAGAGAAGGGGCGAGGTGGTTTTGGGCCTCTTGTTGGGCGGTAAGATGACATACTCCTTTGCTCACTCAACATAAAGACTCACTTAGTAGAGATAGTAGTTTTTGGGCCGGTGATCATGATTCAatagatctatatatatatatacacacaagcCAAAGCAGTAGGTACACAACTTAAGATCTTTTACTGCTTCTCCGAAAGAGTGCATATTTCTTCTCATTATCTCTAAAAGTGGACAAATGTATATTTGCCTTGTTTTCCCTAAACTGTATTTGTCTGTCCATTTCTTTTAGAGTGGCCATGAAGGTATTATGGACCTATCTACCTGCGGGCGGGATGACATTTTACCAGTGACAGTTGAGTCGGTCACTTCATAAAAGGCAGAGCTTCtaagtttcaaaaatgaaatttcaacAAATTCTGTGATTAacatgaaactttttttttggggtttttctTCCTAATGGACATAACATCAACACTCGGTCTTTTTGATGTTCTTAGTTGAACCTATACATTTTTGTCAAATCAAGAAGCTTTAGGTGCTGATTAGTGTGCACAGTCTCGGATGCTTCTTGGATTCAACATGAATGGACCTACCAGCATTAATTTTAAGCCAAACAAATTAATCAGACAAATTGCATGTCACATCAACATGTTAAAATTTGTAGATCTAAGTCTCAAGTGAGCATATGATGTAGATAATCTCACCTTATAATCTTTTGCTAGCcaacaaatgtttttttttttttcttctagagCAGAATTACTTTCATATCTTAATTACATTTTAGCAGGCAAGACTTAGGCAGACCCCTGCCAGTTTATGTCAGCAAGTAAAATAGAATGAACCTCAATTTAAAAGCCTAAACCCATCTAACAAGTGTCTTTTCACAAGAGCAAGAAGAGAAATTGAGGAGTTTTACATGGTATAGCAATCATAACATCTTATAGGAGCAAGagatatgaagagaaaatgatgaGTTTTATATAGAACAACAAACATCAAATGACATACTGCGATGGGTGGTAGCGCACTGAGCGGCAAGGTTGTCTGACTCTTCTAATGACTCAAGTTAAGTGGTTACTGTAAAAAATCCCAAAACATGTTCTATGAAGACCTAAAGGGCAGGCAAAAAGGAAGGGACAGTGGCCTCAATTAAGGATTAAGGGCAGTAAACGTGTTGCCCTAAGGGGCATTTACTCCCATGGAGTCCAGcataggaaaaagaaagaaagaaagaagaaacttaTCAGTCATGGAATCCAACTGGAAGTGCAGCAAGTAGCCAACCCTATCTAACCTTTTCCTGTAACTATGAACGTACATTCATGAAAATGGGGGAAGTAACAGAGAAAGGAGAATGGTGGTCCCATTCCAAGTGCAAAATTTAAGCAAGGAAGACGACTCCCAGCATGAAGTTGGTGAGATAC
This window of the Nymphaea colorata isolate Beijing-Zhang1983 chromosome 2, ASM883128v2, whole genome shotgun sequence genome carries:
- the LOC116248737 gene encoding cystinosin homolog, producing MSSWHSLGLEVTYQVLGWVAFCSWSLSFYPQAILNYHRKSVVGLNFDFLVLNLTKHMAYLIYNASLYFSPAVQRQYHQKYGDNEMIPVALNDVAFSTHAVLLTGFTVLQVLIYERGGQRVSKVCVAITIVVWASAAGCFFSALRSHSWLWLISVFNSIQVAMTAIKYIPQAFMNFMRKSTVGWSIGNILLDLFGAVTNFAQMGIQSLDQHSLVNFYGNIGKTLLSLEVVFFDLLFIVQHYLLYPIRKVNNSTVEDV